atttgttaaaaaaaactattgataacatgtattatgcataaacactaaattgagggtatcgcactaagaattcaaagtttgtagttttcccataaatgtaaaattcttgttcccaaccttgatttccactttagttagagagaaatatggctggtagcaaatttgaaacaaaaatccctcaaaaaatcgtgttttctgaaaaatacccatcttggccattatatgacagTAGCATTGTACcggtacatactgatactcaccgatacataccgatcgaTACTTActaatactcaccgatacatattgatactcaccgatacgtactgatacataccaaaacgtatatttcaccttgtttttatattttccatagagtatcagtacgtatcgatggtgtatcggtgcatattggtatgtatcatagcatatatattgatacgaaaggattttaaaaattcaatgtatcgtatcagtgtgtatcgtatcggtcggctaaatttaagatacgtatcggtatcggagatactttaaaccatgccaccaatagttttttttttgttaactgagGTGTTCAGATCAGCTTATGCATACTTCGACTAATCCTCGAGGAGGCTAGCATAGTAATCCACTGCCAcaatctccacttaaatcggagatgcatagatggggaatcgaacctagTGCCATGCACTTACCCACATAATCCCCAATTTATCCTAATCATTTGAGTAACCCACAGATGAGTCCACCAATAGCTTACAAATCCACGTCAACAAGGAAAGAGATCTATGAGCTAATAGGAGAACCCACCAATCAAGATATAAGGGGAACTCAACCAAAATGGAGTAAACAGTTTAGAACACTCATAGCTAATCCTAAGATTTCCCTTCTCCTACAAATatactgacttaagcatcggaggACCCTTTCCAGAGACCCCCTCCAGGCCAATTTTTTATCTGTGATCTGCAAGTGTCAACTGAGCGGGAATTTACAGCAATAGTTCTCACTTTTAGCGATGGTTAAAATAGCAAAACATACAATTCCCAAATGGTCAAAATTGTGATTTGATCATTCTCTCATTGATTAGTAGTAGATAAAATCTCTATTCTCTGTTaatccaaaaaggaaaaaataattctTTTCACTATATTCCTCAACTCCACTTTCTAATTAATCTCAGGTTTAATTAGAGTTGGCAAACATTCCCTATCCTCTTTCCTCCAAAACTGTAGCATAAAAGTAAGTTACGTTGGTGGACGAAGGACAGGAAAATAAGGGTGTTTTTGAtaacgttctaaaaaaacgtttttggagttttttcattttatgaaaatgaaaaaaacggaataaagcgtttggtgcatttatgatgtgtttcgttttttttggaacaaaaagtgaaaaaccgaaaaaaaggagaatttaCTGAACGAGAAAAGGTAGTTccttcgttaaaaaaaaaaaaaaaaaactatattttgacacaaaaactgaaaatttcgCTTTTGATACGAAAAGTTACCAAACGCATCCTAAGGGTTGAATTTATCTACAGTCCAAAATGAGGTCTATGTATCCCTCTTTATCAATGGGCATTTTCGTGTATCATTCATTGGGTTAACATATTTCCCTCTTTCTTCATAAAAAGGTTAATGGTTCAATATTACCGTTACAAGGTCTCAAAACCTGAACTAGAAATGGGGTTGACTTGCACCGATCTTGTGTCAAGGCATGAGATAATGAGAGATTGAAAGGGCATGGGAAAGCATCTTCATCTCATGATAGGCAAATAAGGGGTGGGAGCAGTCTTTTTGTTCCCTCCTGCTTCTGGGTCTGAGGAACATTAGACTGTaacgttctttttccctaataattttaagagaatttttttttttcacagagCTTTAAGGAACCATACAATCATAATTGATTATAaatctaatttttttggtaagataatTGACCATAAATCTATGTCCCCTATTTATGAATGGTTGAAATTACACCCCAAACGTTACACAATACCCTTTCATAAAATAGCCCACGCGGTTGTCTCAAACCATATATCTGTGCATCTCTCTTTCTCGGAGCCACAACCTCCACCCTGCTAACCATGAGATCGGTGCATCTCCTACCCCTTTGCGCATCAATCGTTTTCTTTCTTAGAGCCAACTCCCTCCAATAGGGGTGTTGATTTTCAGCCAGAATCAATTGGACCAATCAAAACTGATCAGTTCAAACCGTAACGAATTGAACTACTCAACTCTTAATTTAATGTTTCGGTTTTTGGTGGGGTTTTATGAAATCAACTGaaacaaaaccaaattaaactGGAAACTGGACCGACCAAAATGGAAACCGATATAAAACCTAGATCGATACTGATATAAAACcaacaaaattagaaaaaaatctataaaaccATTGGTTTAAGTATTTTTTTAGTACGTATATATGAAAAAACGAAAATCGAACCAATAATTGTTGGATAAAGGTCTGACAGATATaatttaaagtatctccgatatgatatgataccTTCTGATACATACCTTGAATTTAGCATATCTTAGAGTATCAAACCAGCCTAAACTGATTCAGCCAAACCCTCCCACCTACTCCTCCTTCCCCACCTTTTTATGAGATAGAACCAGTCCAGGGGCCAGAACCATTACTGATCCAAGTAATCTCTCTACtctggtttatttatttatttaatttaatttaatttaattttttttatgtaaattgaAGTTCTATCATAGACAGTCAAGCACTTTCAATCTAGCTAAGAGATGAAATCAGTTGTTTTGTCCTGTAGTTTgacaaaaaaatttgtattaGCAGACCACAATAAACAAGGCCTACAAATAGGGGTTCCACTTTCCTTTAGAATCATTGATCAAATACTATACTACCGACCTTGTTCCACAGTAATTGTTAGCTCATTATTAGAATACATTATTAAGTCAAAAATGAAATTTGATCcacaaattaaacaaaattCGTTAGTTTTACATTAATCTTCATAGTCTTGTTCCATATAGTACTGACATATATGTTCTCTTAATATTACCTTGATTGTACTCAtcaaaatcgtctgcaattccaatcttgtacaattccgtgaaatatcaccttcagggggtgacacgtgtattgataccaatgcaatggtccagatctgatacaactaataaaaccttaaatcagtgaagagtcatttaaatcagatctggaccattgcattggtatcaatacacgtgtcaccccctgaaggtggtatttcacggaattgtacgggatcgaaattgcagacatTTTTTTCAAGAATTAATGTGCTAGAATCCCCCCAGAAGCTCTGCCATATTGGCTCATTATCTACGCTCTCCCCAACCAAGATGAGATTCACGGAATCCATAAGCTCTGCACTTGTGTTTGTGTTCATCACTGGTGAGTTGAAAATTAAAACCTCTGTGGTCCAAAAAATACTTCCCAGTTCATCCAAAACTGTCAGGTTTCCATCTTCCCTGATGGTTATAGATCCTATTAAAGTCAACaatagagggaaaaaaaaccaAGACCAAAATGAAATGAGGTTTGATGCGATAACAAATAATTATTGTCTAATAAAGTACTATAAACCATTTAGGAATATATAACaattaaaggggaaaaaaaaaaaaaaaaaagggagggcaTCATCCAAGGCATAGAATTGGGTAACAAAGAACATAACAGGtagaaataaaatcaataaaatctaATAATATAACCTTTCGAAAAACAAATATGCAGCTACCTTACCTACTGAGAacataaaatttaatttaagTGAAAGGTATGAATGCAGGATGCCATTAATATATACCCAAAAGTCTGTTGGTCAAGTGTTAAAACAACGCTTTATAAAAACCAGAACTAGAAAATGTGAATGTATGAATGCAGGAAGCCATTAATATACAATTTCTTGAGAGTAAATTGCTGAAATTCAGTCAATCtaaataatttcaaaaatatataataGTTATTTCTGTATAAACTTTCCAGATGGTACAACAAAGTGTAAAGATTTAGAATATACCAATCTAGTTGGGTAAATCAGAAAAACCCTTCCCTCACCACTAAGGCATcatttgacaacgttctgtttctgcattttcttgtttccaaaaaagaagaaacaacctAAATGGCGAAAGAATAGTAAATGTTCTTCATAGATGGCAGAACCAAACCCCACTTCTCTTCATGATTTTTGTTGTAGAGGacaacattttccaccacaatGGCTGTAATTTTGGTCGAAGGAAAGTTGGTCAGAACATGGTTCTTGACCCAGATTTCTGCCATTGTCAAGCTAGAAGAAACCTCATAAACATGGGTTTCACTCATAGACACAACAGGGACAATAGTGTGAGACAAACTTCGAAGAAGCATAGGTTTCACTCACAGAATATCATCCACGGTAgtcgtcattgtcatcatcgTCGACAACATCGACGTTAGTCACTTGTAGAATAAAGCAGCCCTAAACCTGCAACTCAATATTCTAATCGattaatttggggattttacatggaagggtaaaatagtaagttTATCCTTCCTCAAGAATAAACTTGCCATTTACAAAATAACGATCACACTACGTCATCGATCTCTTTATGTTTTTCCTCTAACGGTATGAATTTAAGTGTAATTTCGTTTATAAACTAGGGGATTGATGTACTCGATATTGTTAGCAAACTCGGGTGTTATAAGACATAAGGTTTATCCACCCGTGAGTTGTCCAGATGGTTAggcgaactggggattgtgtggattaagctggcccggacaccttggttaacaaaaaaaaaaaagaaaaaaaaaagacataaggTTTCAAATTATAGGTGGTACacgataatttttttttattattatattaagagaagaaaagaagaataatcaAAAGGAGGAAAATATGAACATGAAAGACATCCAAAACAAATTGGACGTCGCAACAACACAAAGCTAGTTACAGCAAAATAGTTATTCACCCCTCCACCTTAGGCATTGCCATGAGCAGAGAATTACTTTTTCTTCCTGTTATTGTAATTCTAGATAATGAGTTTCTTAGGGATGCAAGAGAAATGATTAAGGAACTAACACCAGATTTCAGAATTCCACGGTTGACATGATCCTGCTTTGCgttacgagagagagagagagagagagagagagagagagagagagagagagagagagagaggaaaagccCACTGGCTGTCCATATGCTATATGACGTGAAGCTACAACATAAAGTTGAGGAGTTTTATGTCAATTGAAGCCCTATCATGGACTATCAAGCACCTTCAATATAAGAGATGAAACCAGCCGTTACTTCGTTCTATTGTGCGGCAAAAAATGTGAGCCAACAGATCAAAATAAACAAGATTTACAATAAGGTGTTCCAATTTTCCTTGGCATCATCAACCAAATATTATACTACCGGCCTTGTTCCTCGGTAATTGTTAGCTCATTATTAGACATATTATTGGTCTACCAGATGAAGAAGTTGTGTTAGATGGACAATACTTCCTTGCAATAAAAACTGGTTCTTTTGGAGTTGGAAAAGTTGTATATCTGACTAGCATGGAAACTACATTCATCATGGTTGGTCTATCACCTGCATTTTCTTGTACACATAGGAGCCCAATATTAAAGCACTTTGAAACTTCACATGCATTATAGGATTCGCAAAGAGATTTGTCCATAAAATCTAACACATTGTCCTCTTTCCACAATTCCCATGCCTGAAATCATTTTAAACTCAAGTCAGAAATTATGAGAAACATTGAGCAAAGTGATTAATGAAATTTAGAAATTAAGTGCTTACATATCCTAGGAGACTCAAAGAGTGTTCTGAATGAAAACTTGCATTCTTTTTCCCGCATATAATCTCTAGTACCATAACCCATAACTGAAGATACCAGATTTAGCTGAGAAAATTCCATCTATTGCATACTCTGGAGTCATATATTCACTACACTTGGCCATCATTAAAATATTAGGTGTTTGATAGATTAAAATAGCAAATAGAACCATAACATTTGAGTAATTTTATGGTAGAATAACAATATTAATTCCTATCACTTACTATGTTCCAACCACTTTATTAGTATTTGCCGCACTTTGGTTTCCTCCAACAATCCTCGCTAAACCGAAGTCTGAAATTTTAGGGTTCATTTCCTCGTTTAGGAGGATGTTGCTAGTTTTCAAGTCTCTGAGAATAATCTTCAACCTAGAATCTTGATGAAGGTAAAGAACCCCTCGAGCAATTCCTAGTATGATATTAAAGCGCTTTTCCCAGTTCAACACTGAGCATCGTGATTGATCTATCATGTTTGGTGAGTGAAAAATGAATATTCAATAGATGGCATATCATATAAATAAATTGAGATATAGAATAGTATGAAAGATGATTCAAATTTCTTTAAATAAATTAGACACTCACCAAAGATAAAGAAGTCCAAGCTTTTGTTGGGCATATATTCATAAAGTAgaattttttcatcttctttaacaGAATAACCTAGAAGTTTAACAAGATTTTTCTGCTGAAGTTTAGCAATTAATAAGACCTCATTTTTGAATTCATCTAGACCTTGTCCAGAACTCCTTGAAAGCCTTTTCACAGCTATTTCTTGTCCTCCCATTAACACTCCGTGGCACAATTGTCAAACAAAATTATTTCtatttaataatcaaagttTAAAGTCAATTAAAGATAtaaccaaataaaatataaaaaaccttGTAAACAGGTCCAAATCCTCCAAGTCCAAGCTTATTTAGGTTGGAGAAGTCATTTGTAGCACCCATTATGATTTCAAAAGTAAAAAATGGTACATCTATACTCTTCTCATCTTTTCCAAATTTGTTTGGACCTTTCAAGTCTCTGGCACATTCAGCATCCCcatcaaaaggaaaatttgataTTTCTCGATTGTTTTCCGTGTAAGCTGATTTTGAAAAATCTACACCATTCTTAGAATACATCCAGTGATATGAAcagaaaaaaatgtattttattaGAATGAATCATTCATGGACTAATAATGGGCTAAGGGAGTGCAACCCACATTAATGGGTTACTTTTACTACTGACCTTTTCTTTCGGTAGCCACTCGCTCTCTCATTATACCAGAGAAAACAATCACGATCACTATTGCAATGGTGATAATGATCGAAGATAATCTCATTGGCTCAGGATCACCTGGTACGAAAGATCACTAACCATTTACCCTATTTATTGCATTTACATGGTTTATTAGAAATGACTAATGGACTTTACGTAACCTATTATATATAGGACTGAGTTTTCACATAGCCATGGAGTTTACTCCAAATTCACTACACATATTGATGACCACATCATCTATCGGTTAGTTATTGATTTGCTAAATTCCTTCCCATTTTGAAATGGTAGGAtcaatgaaaaaacaaagagaatagATCCATAATATACGGGCTATGCAATTGAGACTTGAGATGAACTACCAAATTTTATATTTGGGATGAATTCCTTATCTATCAAATAGATTAGTATGGTATATCATTTTATGCACATaacaaaaaatagagaatggtCATGTGAATAATGCTTTCTAtagaaaatcattttctttatatttacaaagaaaaaaaaaaaaagacactatCGGGTCATTTGTGTTTCAACGACCTGTGAATGAATCAAGATAACAATGATGAgagcagagaagaaagaaattgtaCCTCTTGTGAACCGGATGTAAATGTCCTGACCCGCTTCAACATCCTCTTGGAGGTCCAACggatgattattattttttttttttatttttttttttttttttttttttttcttttttttttttttttgctagaaggtAATAGTATGACCCACCATTGAAAAACCTATATTCACACTTGCCAGAGCAAAAAAATAATCCTATTTTTCCCGAGNNNNNNNNNNNNNNNNNNNNNNNNNNNNNNNNNNNNNNNNNNNNNNNNNNNNNNNNNNNNNNNNNNNNNNNNNNNNNNNNNNNNNNNNNNNNNNNNNNNNNNNNNNNNNNNNNNNNNNNNNNNNNNNNNNNNNNNNNNNNNNNNNNNNNNNNNNNNNNNNNNNNNNNNNNNNNNNNNNNNNNNNNNNNNNNNNNNNNNNNNNNNNNNNNNNNNNNNNNNNNNNNNNNNNNNNNNNNNNNNNNNNNNNNNNNNNNNNNNNNNNNNNNNNNNNNNNNNNNNNNNNNNNNNNNNNNNNNNNNNNNNNNNNNNNNNNNNNNNNNNNNNNNNNNNNNNNNNNNNNNNNNNNNNNNNNNNNNNNNNNNNNNNNNNNNNNNNNNNNNNNNNNNNNNNNNNNNNNNNNNNNNNNNNNNNNNNNNNNNNNNNNNNNNNNNNNNNNNNNNNNNNNNNNNNNNNNNNNNNNNNNNNNNNNNNNNNNNNNNNNNNNNNNNNNNNNNNNNNNNNNNNNNNNNNNNNNNNNNNNNNNNNNNNNNNNNNNNNNNNNNNNNNNNNNNNNNNNNNNNNNNNNNNNNNNNNNNNNNNNNNNNNNNNNNNNNNNNNNNNNNNNNNNNNNNNNNNNNNNNNNNNNNNNNNNNNNNNNNNNNNNNNNNNNNNNNNNNNNNNNNNNNNNNNNNNNNNNNNNNNNNNNNNNNNNNNNNNNNNNNNNNNNNNNNNNNNNNNNNNNNNNNNNNNNNNNNNNNNNNNNNNNNNNNNNNNNNNNNNNNNNNNNNNNNNNNNNNNNNNNNNNNNNNNNNNNNNNNNNNNNNNNNNNNNNNNNNNNNNNNNNNNNNNNNNNNNNNNNNNNNNNNNNNNNNNNNNNNNNNNNNNNNNNNNNNNNNNNNNNNNNNNNNNNNNNNNNNNNNNNNNNNNNNNNNNNNNNNNNNNNNNNNNNNNNNNNNNNNNNNNNNNNNNNNNNNNNNNNNNNNNNNNNNNNNNNNNNNNNNNNNNNNNNNNNNNNNNNNNNNNNNNNNNNNNNNNNNNNNNNNNNNNNNNNNNNNNNNNNNNNNNNNNNNNNNNNNNNNNNNNNNNNNNNNNNNNNNNNNNNNNNNNNNNNNNNNNNNNNNNNNNNNNNNNNNNNNNNNNNNNNNNNNNNNNNNNNNNNNNNNNNNNNNNNNNNNNNNNNNNNNNNNNNNNNNNNNNNNNNNNNNNNNNNNNNNNNNNNNNNNNNNNNNNNNNNNNNNNNNNNNNNNNNNNNNNNNNNNNNNNNNNNNNNNNNNNNNNNNNNNNNNNNNNNNNNNNNNNNNNNNNNNNNNNNNNNNNNNNNNNNNNNNNNNNNNNNNNNNNNNNNNNNNNNNNNNNNNNNNNNNNNNNNNNNNNNNNNNNNNNNNNNNNNNNNNNNNNNNNNNNNNNNNNNNNNNNNNNNNNNNNNNNNNNNNNNNNNNNNNNNNNNNNNNNNNNNNNNNNNNNNNNNNNNNNNNNNNNNNNNNNNNNNNNNNNNNNNNNNNNNNNNNNNNNNNNNNNNNNNNNNNNNNNNNNNNNNNNNNNNNNNNNNNNNNNNNNNNNNNNNNNNNNNNNNNNNNNNNNNNNNNNNNNNNNNNNNNNNNNNNNNNNNNNNNNNNNNNNNNNNNNNNNNNNNNNNNNNNNNNNNNNNNNNNNNNNNNNNNNNNNNNNNNNNNNNNNNNNNNNNNNNNNNNNNNNNNNNNNNNNNNNNNNNNNNNNNNNNNNNNNNNNNNNNNNNNNNNNNNNNNNNNNNNNNNNNNNNNNNNNNNNNNNNNNNNNNNNNNNNNNNNNNNNNNNNNNNNNNNNNNNNNNNNNNNNNNNNNNNNNNNNNNNNNNNNNNNNNNNNNNNNNNNNNNNNNNNNNNNNNNNNNNNNNNNNNNNNNNNNNNNNNNNNNNNNNNNNNNNNNNNNNNNNNNNNNNNNNNNNNNNNNNNNNNNNNNNNNNNNNNNNNNNNNNNNNNNNNNNNNNNNNNNNNNNNNNNNNNNNNNNNNNNNNNNNNNNNNNNNNNNNNNNNNNNNNNNNNNNNNNNNNNNNNNNNNNNNNNNNNNNNNNNNNNNNNNNNNNNNNNNNNNNNNNNNNNNNNNNNNNNNNNNNNNNNNNNNNNNNNNNNNNNNNNNNNNNNNNNNNNNNNNNNNNNNNNNNNNNNNNNNNNNNNNNNNNNNNNNNNNNNNNNNNNNNNNNNNNNNNNNNNNNNNNNNNNNNNNNNNNNNNNNNNNNNNNNNNNNNNNNNNNNNNNNNNNNNNNNNNNNNNNNNNNNNNNNNNNNNNNNNNNNNNNNNNNNNNNNNNNNNNNNNNNNNNNNNNNNNNNNNNNNNNNNNNNNNNNNNNNNNNNNNNNNNNNN
This genomic stretch from Macadamia integrifolia cultivar HAES 741 chromosome 2, SCU_Mint_v3, whole genome shotgun sequence harbors:
- the LOC122056986 gene encoding LOW QUALITY PROTEIN: G-type lectin S-receptor-like serine/threonine-protein kinase At4g03230 (The sequence of the model RefSeq protein was modified relative to this genomic sequence to represent the inferred CDS: inserted 1 base in 1 codon) — translated: MGGQEIAVKRLSRSSGQGLDEFKNEVLLIAKLQQKNLVKLLGYSVKEDEKILLYEYMPNKSLDFFIFDQSRCSVLNWEKRFNIILGIARGVLYLHQDSRLKIILRDLKTSNILLNEEMNPKISDFGLARIVGGNQSAANTNKVVGTYEYMTPEYAIDGIFSAKSGIFSYGXMVLEIICGKKNASFHSEHSLSLLGYAWELWKEDNVLDFMDKSLCESYNACEVSKCFNIGLLCVQENAGDRPTMMNVVSMLVRYTTFPTPKEPVFIARKYCPSNTTSSSGRPIICLIMS